Genomic segment of Desulfitibacter sp. BRH_c19:
CCAGTAATATGCAAACCATGTAATCCCCATTCGACCGCCTTGTCCATTAACTGCATCAGATTTATTTCCTTTGCACGAGGTTCAGCAATTATCCCCCAGTTCTGACCAAGCCCCCATAGATGAAGAGTATAGGTATGCAACCCAAGTCTCATTTTTTTATCCACTAATAATTCCTCCCAGTATTAAATAATTGCTGTTATATTTTGCAACTTTCATGCCAATAAACAGGATTCTTTATTCAGGTGGAGTTTCCCACAGGATTAGTTCAACTAGAGTTCAGGGAAAAGCACCTGAACTAAGTTTCACTGAATGACTCCACCTGATTTCCCAATGTTCAGCTTTGGCTGAACGAGTTGACTATATTCCTGTCAGTCCATTTGGACACTGCAAACGCTTTTGGCTATATTTCCCCGCCTGTTATGCCAAAGCATTTTGCAATAGATAATTTATTAGTTCCAATCATAAAGTCTTCCTTGATAAAAATCTCTTTGCTTTTAAGTAAATCCCACAATTAAAACACCTCTATAAAGCCTATTGATATTTTGGCATAAAAATTGCTCTAGTTTAAAGATAAGGTTAAAAAGAAGGAGATTGGAGGAATACAAATTGAGGATTTTAGAACATCCTGTGCTGCAGTTTCCAGCTAAACGAGAGGTAAGTTTTATTTTTGAAGGTACCCAAGTTACTGGATATGAAGGAGAACCAATTGCTGCAGCTCTGCATGCAAATGGCATTAAGGTCCTTAGCCATAGCTCTAAAAACCATAGGCCTCGAGGATTCTTTTGTGCAATAGGCAATTGTTCATCTTGTCTGATGGAAGTCAACGGAGAGCCAAATGTCCGGATATGTGTTGAAGAACTCAAAGAGAATATGGTTGTCAAACGGCAGGAAGGAAAGGGTAGTTTTCCAGGAGGTGAGGAGATTTGATTAATACTGAAATTGCAATTATAGGCGGGGGCCCTGCTGGTATGTGTGCAGCACTAACAGCAGCTGAACAAGGAGCACATATTCTTTTAATGGATAGAGAAAGCAACCTTGGAGGACAACTTGTAAAGCAAACCCACCGCTTCTTCGGATCAGAAAAGGAACATGCTGGTACTC
This window contains:
- a CDS encoding pyridine nucleotide-disulfide oxidoreductase — its product is MRILEHPVLQFPAKREVSFIFEGTQVTGYEGEPIAAALHANGIKVLSHSSKNHRPRGFFCAIGNCSSCLMEVNGEPNVRICVEELKENMVVKRQEGKGSFPGGEEI